A stretch of Desulfitobacterium dichloroeliminans LMG P-21439 DNA encodes these proteins:
- a CDS encoding zinc ribbon domain-containing protein, which produces MVKKKKSKKIPLPILLLICAVLLFAMYLSLSTLSLAIWGDSVMGTVDSYQARLDDTDAGQNRSRTVSKGYWFMANGKEYQGHVMYQSDEAWPSLDEGETRSERIRYLNHFPYINKPAALCEFDEMGEVAIVYHILAPIGYLLLLLLVIRTARGKKKKKTAAKKPATPKIIEIRSDADMFCHNCGNKLPKGAVFCSGCGTKAGQDNPNICSACGTAIPQDALFCINCGAAVNNGEPHSSQARSFASQDSGDTQRMNLIGFSDMCNSPEILEAAQKNRKSSIGCMWILVFVPLIGFPIAGLLMDDFPFGESAVIGVGIALVMLIINVFALRRAKQPMWEGIVTNKFSKEKYEHKDDASKTYTEYTVTITTDAGRKKTIVEKDSRRVMYDYLDVGDKVRFHPKFGTYEKYDKSKDRIIYCNVCSMMNPIHNDCCKRCNSLLFK; this is translated from the coding sequence ATGGTAAAGAAGAAAAAGAGCAAAAAAATCCCCTTACCCATTTTGCTGCTGATCTGCGCCGTGTTGCTGTTTGCCATGTATTTGAGCCTCTCTACGCTGTCGCTAGCGATATGGGGCGATTCCGTCATGGGTACGGTGGACAGCTATCAGGCGCGACTGGACGATACAGACGCGGGTCAAAACCGCTCCCGCACCGTTTCCAAAGGCTATTGGTTTATGGCAAACGGCAAGGAGTATCAAGGCCATGTGATGTACCAAAGCGACGAGGCGTGGCCGAGCTTGGATGAGGGCGAAACGCGCTCCGAGCGCATCCGCTACCTTAACCATTTCCCCTACATCAACAAGCCCGCCGCGCTGTGCGAATTTGACGAGATGGGCGAGGTGGCGATCGTCTATCATATCCTTGCTCCCATCGGTTATCTGCTTTTGCTGCTCCTTGTAATCCGTACAGCCAGAGGCAAGAAAAAGAAGAAAACAGCGGCGAAGAAACCAGCTACCCCCAAAATAATTGAAATAAGGAGTGATGCGGATATGTTTTGCCATAACTGCGGAAACAAGCTGCCGAAGGGCGCGGTCTTCTGTTCAGGTTGCGGCACGAAAGCGGGGCAGGACAACCCCAACATTTGCTCTGCCTGCGGGACTGCAATACCACAGGATGCCCTGTTCTGTATTAATTGCGGAGCTGCTGTAAACAACGGAGAACCACACTCATCACAGGCAAGGTCTTTTGCGTCGCAGGATAGCGGGGATACGCAGCGCATGAATCTTATCGGATTTTCGGACATGTGCAACAGCCCAGAAATACTGGAGGCTGCACAGAAAAACAGGAAAAGCTCCATCGGCTGTATGTGGATATTGGTTTTCGTACCGCTCATCGGCTTTCCCATCGCCGGGCTGCTCATGGATGATTTCCCTTTTGGAGAATCGGCGGTCATAGGTGTCGGTATTGCCCTTGTGATGCTGATCATCAATGTATTTGCCCTACGCAGAGCCAAACAGCCCATGTGGGAGGGCATCGTCACCAACAAATTTAGCAAAGAGAAGTACGAGCATAAAGACGATGCGTCAAAAACTTATACGGAATACACGGTGACAATCACTACCGATGCGGGTAGAAAAAAGACTATTGTTGAAAAGGACAGCAGGCGGGTTATGTACGACTATCTGGATGTAGGCGACAAGGTACGTTTTCATCCGAAGTTCGGTACATACGAGAAATACGATAAATCGAAAGACCGCATCATCTACTGCAACGTGTGTTCTATGATGAACCCCATACACAATGATTGCTGCAAGCGGTGTAATAGTCTGCTGTTCAAATAA
- a CDS encoding zinc ribbon domain-containing protein, translating into MEQFNTLLKAAEYAVTRCGSFRFATSDEKYDRKSLMAIAEVSDAENPADEDSFYVVSPGGAIGFCEDGEDIDWLFLTNSSIDEDLPTALQTASQIKFCPKCGSGVIPSARFCGACGAALQGLKRFSIHD; encoded by the coding sequence ATGGAACAATTCAACACTTTGCTGAAGGCGGCGGAATACGCCGTAACACGCTGCGGAAGCTTCCGTTTTGCCACTTCCGATGAAAAATACGACAGAAAAAGCCTGATGGCGATTGCCGAGGTAAGCGATGCGGAAAATCCCGCAGACGAGGACAGCTTTTATGTGGTGTCACCCGGCGGAGCGATCGGCTTCTGTGAGGACGGCGAGGATATAGATTGGCTGTTTCTGACGAATTCCAGTATAGACGAGGATTTACCTACCGCGCTTCAGACTGCTTCGCAAATCAAATTCTGCCCGAAATGCGGCTCCGGCGTTATTCCTAGTGCTCGCTTTTGCGGAGCTTGCGGCGCAGCGCTGCAGGGTCTAAAACGTTTTTCAATACATGATTGA
- a CDS encoding DUF4352 domain-containing protein, which produces MKKVIVLFLSLALMLTLAACGGDGGSEASSESPVPAESGNTPSSEAGADENKYYGIGEAAEVEGLEITIDKLEIVDDMNILQKYAEGSVYVKVYATAKNISDEIQFAKDPLLYIVRDGEYDAELSNESRNRDVWNFETDGMYFEAAIDPGETNSGWTVFQLKSDEKEIIMKYNVMYETVKFKLPIA; this is translated from the coding sequence ATGAAAAAGGTTATTGTTTTATTCTTATCGCTGGCACTTATGCTCACCCTCGCTGCTTGCGGCGGGGATGGCGGCAGTGAGGCTTCGTCCGAAAGCCCTGTCCCTGCTGAATCGGGAAATACTCCCTCTAGTGAAGCGGGAGCGGATGAAAACAAGTATTATGGCATCGGCGAAGCGGCCGAGGTCGAGGGACTTGAGATTACAATCGACAAGCTCGAAATCGTTGACGACATGAACATTCTCCAGAAATATGCGGAGGGGTCCGTCTATGTCAAAGTTTATGCCACTGCAAAAAATATTTCCGATGAAATACAGTTCGCAAAGGATCCGTTGCTATACATCGTTCGAGACGGAGAGTACGACGCTGAGCTATCGAACGAGTCGCGCAACAGAGATGTCTGGAATTTTGAAACAGATGGAATGTATTTTGAGGCGGCGATCGACCCCGGCGAAACGAATAGCGGATGGACGGTGTTCCAATTAAAATCGGACGAAAAAGAAATCATCATGAAATATAACGTCATGTACGAGACCGTTAAATTTAAGCTACCAATAGCCTAA